Proteins from one Caulobacter sp. X genomic window:
- a CDS encoding GGDEF domain-containing protein, with translation MKITGARTEPFAAIRKRALARAGAQVAVREVSAPDSAAFLGLGETDLTPKVIEALQTLMTEIEDLRNEVSALKLRLNEAQNLADMDALTPVLNRRAFLREMKRVAAFAQRYGSPASVVFFDLDGFKWVNDRFGHAAGDQALKAVAKRLLNNVRESDIVGRMGGDEFAVLLAQADRETALTKARALADAVMGAPVEFGEWSAPLHISYGVREIEPGADPEVALAEADAAMFLRKRKAAVA, from the coding sequence ATGAAGATTACCGGCGCCCGGACCGAACCCTTCGCCGCCATCCGCAAGCGCGCCTTGGCGCGAGCGGGCGCCCAGGTCGCGGTCCGCGAGGTGTCCGCGCCCGACAGCGCCGCCTTCCTGGGTCTCGGCGAGACGGACCTGACACCCAAGGTGATCGAGGCCCTCCAGACCCTGATGACCGAGATCGAGGACCTGCGGAACGAGGTCTCGGCCCTGAAGCTGCGGCTGAACGAGGCCCAGAACCTGGCGGACATGGACGCCCTGACCCCGGTGCTGAACCGCCGCGCCTTCCTGCGCGAGATGAAGCGCGTCGCCGCCTTCGCCCAGCGCTACGGCTCGCCGGCCAGCGTGGTGTTCTTCGACCTCGATGGCTTCAAGTGGGTCAACGACCGCTTCGGCCACGCCGCCGGCGACCAGGCCCTGAAGGCTGTCGCCAAGCGCCTGCTGAACAATGTCCGCGAAAGCGACATCGTCGGGCGCATGGGCGGCGACGAGTTCGCCGTGCTGCTGGCCCAGGCCGATCGAGAGACCGCCCTGACCAAGGCCCGCGCCCTGGCCGATGCGGTCATGGGCGCGCCGGTCGAGTTCGGAGAGTGGTCTGCGCCGCTGCACATCTCGTACGGCGTGCGCGAGATCGAGCCCGGCGCCGATCCCGAGGTCGCCCTGGCCGAGGCCGACGCGGCCATGT
- the purE gene encoding 5-(carboxyamino)imidazole ribonucleotide mutase, with translation MSSTTPPVAIIMGSRSDWPTMKGAADALDSLGVAWEAKVVSAHRTPQRLFDFATGAEKAGYKVIIAGAGGAAHLPGMAASMTNLPVLGVPVQSKALSGLDSLLSIVQMPGGVPVATLAIGEAGAKNAGLLAAQILALSDANLAQRLAAFRAAQTDSVAESVED, from the coding sequence ATGTCTTCGACCACCCCGCCTGTCGCCATCATCATGGGCAGCCGTTCGGACTGGCCAACCATGAAGGGCGCCGCCGATGCGCTGGACAGCCTGGGCGTGGCCTGGGAGGCGAAGGTGGTCTCGGCCCACCGCACCCCGCAGCGTCTGTTCGACTTCGCCACGGGCGCGGAAAAGGCCGGCTACAAGGTGATCATCGCCGGCGCCGGCGGCGCGGCGCACCTGCCGGGCATGGCCGCCTCGATGACCAACCTGCCGGTGCTGGGCGTGCCGGTGCAGTCCAAGGCGCTGTCGGGTCTCGATTCCCTGCTCTCGATCGTCCAGATGCCGGGCGGCGTTCCCGTCGCCACCCTGGCGATCGGCGAGGCCGGGGCCAAGAACGCCGGCCTCTTGGCCGCCCAGATCCTGGCCCTGTCGGACGCGAATCTCGCCCAGCGTCTGGCGGCCTTCCGCGCGGCCCAGACCGACAGCGTCGCCGAAAGCGTCGAGGACTAA
- a CDS encoding 5-(carboxyamino)imidazole ribonucleotide synthase, with the protein MAEFPLAPGSTIGILGGGQLGRMLALAAARLGFDVVIQDPEEASPAGRVAARQIVAAYDDRWALKRLAEACDVVTYEFENVPADTVAELAALGAVVSPGAKALAAAQDRVAEKSFLAEIGVPTVAFAAVHDSESLAQAVARIGAPSLLKTRREGYDGKGQAWIQRAGEAEEAYDRIGRQAAILEAPADFGRELSVIAARGRDGEIACYPVSENHHEGGVLRRTVAPAKITPATRDQAEAIAAKILTALDYVGVIGVELFELAGGKLLVNEFAPRVHNTGHWTQDGCEVDQFEQHIRAVAGWPLGPTQPHHHVEMTNLLGADVDAWKKLAAEPETRVHLYGKGEARPGRKMGHVNRLRPLRD; encoded by the coding sequence ATGGCTGAGTTCCCCCTGGCCCCCGGCTCGACCATCGGCATCCTGGGCGGCGGACAGCTGGGCCGCATGCTGGCCCTGGCCGCCGCGCGTCTCGGCTTCGACGTGGTGATCCAGGATCCGGAAGAGGCCTCGCCCGCCGGCCGCGTCGCCGCCCGCCAGATCGTCGCCGCCTATGACGACCGCTGGGCCCTCAAGCGCCTGGCCGAGGCCTGCGACGTCGTCACCTACGAGTTCGAGAACGTCCCCGCCGACACGGTGGCCGAGCTGGCCGCCCTGGGCGCGGTGGTCTCGCCCGGCGCCAAGGCCCTGGCCGCCGCCCAGGACCGCGTCGCCGAGAAGAGCTTCCTGGCCGAGATCGGCGTGCCCACCGTGGCTTTCGCCGCCGTCCACGACAGCGAGAGCTTGGCGCAGGCCGTGGCCCGCATCGGCGCGCCGTCTCTGCTGAAGACCCGTCGCGAAGGCTATGACGGCAAGGGCCAGGCCTGGATCCAGCGCGCTGGCGAGGCCGAGGAAGCCTATGACCGCATCGGCCGTCAGGCCGCGATCCTCGAGGCCCCGGCCGACTTCGGCCGTGAGCTGTCGGTGATCGCCGCGCGCGGTCGCGACGGCGAGATCGCCTGCTATCCGGTCAGCGAGAACCACCACGAGGGCGGGGTCCTGCGCCGCACCGTCGCCCCGGCCAAGATCACGCCGGCGACCCGCGACCAGGCCGAGGCCATCGCCGCCAAGATCCTCACCGCGCTGGACTATGTCGGCGTGATCGGGGTCGAGCTGTTCGAGCTGGCTGGCGGCAAGCTGCTGGTCAACGAGTTCGCCCCGCGCGTCCACAACACCGGCCACTGGACCCAGGACGGCTGCGAGGTCGACCAGTTCGAGCAGCACATCCGCGCCGTCGCCGGCTGGCCGCTGGGTCCCACCCAGCCGCACCATCACGTCGAGATGACCAACCTGCTGGGCGCCGACGTCGACGCCTGGAAGAAGCTGGCCGCCGAGCCGGAGACCCGCGTCCACCTCTACGGCAAGGGCGAGGCCCGCCCCGGCCGCAAGATGGGCCACGTCAATCGCTTAAGGCCGCTGCGGGACTGA
- a CDS encoding acyltransferase: protein MGGYDYLRLAAAILVIAHHARVLDGRPPLMLGGGADLGALGVGIFFVISGYLVAGSLARAPSLGVFVAKRALRIFPGLAIALLFTAFVLGPLVSTVGLGDYLRDQAPYGYVLRNLSLYAVTYDLPGVFLAAPMAGVVNGSLWTLRLEFTAYLALAALGAARQATTRPLASLAIIAAGVTIGLHVAGLDARGDFFRIVYLASLNGFLFLAGAGFWTSRAAPPVWLAIVTIPLLLTPLWFLALPALVVRLGALPLPRPPVDLSYGLYIYSFPLQQMLAERGALNLLSSLALALPCAALSWLLVEKPALRLKTRLTPPTPRTVLSPAAALSD, encoded by the coding sequence ATGGGGGGCTACGACTATTTGCGGCTGGCCGCGGCGATCCTGGTGATCGCCCACCACGCGCGGGTGCTGGACGGGCGACCGCCCCTCATGCTCGGCGGCGGCGCTGACTTGGGCGCGCTGGGCGTGGGGATCTTCTTCGTGATCAGCGGCTATCTGGTCGCCGGCAGCCTCGCGCGGGCGCCCAGCCTCGGCGTCTTCGTCGCCAAACGCGCGCTGCGGATCTTTCCCGGCCTGGCGATCGCGCTGCTGTTCACCGCCTTCGTCCTGGGTCCGCTGGTCAGCACGGTGGGCCTTGGCGACTATCTCCGAGATCAGGCCCCCTACGGCTACGTGCTGAGGAACCTCAGCCTCTATGCCGTCACCTACGACCTGCCGGGCGTGTTCCTGGCCGCGCCGATGGCCGGCGTCGTCAACGGCTCGCTGTGGACGCTGCGGCTGGAGTTCACCGCCTATCTCGCCCTCGCCGCCCTCGGCGCGGCGCGCCAGGCGACGACCAGGCCCCTGGCGTCGCTCGCGATCATCGCGGCGGGCGTGACGATCGGCTTGCACGTCGCCGGCCTCGACGCGCGGGGCGACTTCTTCCGCATCGTCTATCTGGCCAGTCTGAACGGTTTCCTGTTCCTGGCGGGCGCCGGGTTCTGGACAAGCCGCGCGGCGCCGCCGGTCTGGCTTGCGATCGTGACGATCCCGCTCCTGCTCACGCCACTCTGGTTCCTGGCCCTGCCCGCCCTGGTCGTCCGGCTGGGCGCCTTGCCCCTGCCCAGGCCCCCGGTCGACCTGTCGTACGGGCTCTACATCTACAGCTTTCCGCTGCAGCAGATGCTGGCCGAGCGCGGCGCGCTGAACCTGCTAAGCTCGCTAGCGCTCGCCTTGCCCTGCGCGGCCCTGTCCTGGTTGCTGGTCGAAAAGCCGGCGTTGCGACTGAAGACGCGGCTCACGCCCCCGACGCCGCGGACTGTCCTCAGTCCCGCAGCGGCCTTAAGCGATTGA